Proteins encoded in a region of the Mixophyes fleayi isolate aMixFle1 chromosome 5, aMixFle1.hap1, whole genome shotgun sequence genome:
- the FOXQ1 gene encoding forkhead box protein Q1 gives MSLEVFSQAAYVDKVCTSDLEGSMPSPLSSRDDELGSDGDFVANSPTPVLCPRDSEMDTDTGSLGGEEEEEVEEEGEVRPGSERDEEDAEISVGCRAQTTEVGKAKTYTRRPKPPYSYIALIAMAIRDSASGRLTLAEINDYLMKKFPFFRGQYTGWRNSVRHNLSLNDCFVKVLRDPSRPWGKDNYWMLNPNSEYTFADGVFRRRRKRLNRVTKCLKDQELQGLSEHQHQHHALMPSIPTSQGSVPPSSRILRAASSPSSSSVHPSSSSNRPTKETSPGTKFSSSFAIDSILSKPFQKRENSEQDTKSPSGRLLWPTSALLHSPPSVPSYPLLSYSPSSALSHPSALFPISPLSSNGASLHLQLYRYCMPEALLLLMDPRSEGQQLSADPREDRHGPSQHHQLFPHPSSTKAFSEHLGNAEILCTMRSPGSYSPYRPETLLA, from the coding sequence ATGAGTCTCGAAGTGTTTTCCCAAGCAGCCTATGTTGACAAGGTGTGCACCAGTGATCTGGAGGGCAGCATGCCGTCCCCTCTCTCCAGCAGGGACGATGAGCTGGGCTCAGACGGTGACTTTGTAGCAAACAGCCCTACTCCAGTCCTCTGCCCAAGAGACTCTGAAATGGACACGGACACCGGTAGCCTGGGTggcgaggaggaggaagaagtggaggaggagggagaggtgaGACCTGGGTCTGAGAGGGATGAAGAAGATGCAGAGATATCGGTGGGGTGCAGAGCCCAAACAACCGAGGTCGGTAAAGCTAAGACATATACCCGCCGACCAAAGCCACCATACTCATACATCGCTCTGATAGCCATGGCAATCAGGGACTCTGCCAGCGGCCGTCTTACACTTGCTGAAATCAATGACTATCTGATGAAGAAGTTCCCCTTCTTTAGAGGACAATACACCGGCTGGAGGAATTCTGTGAGACATAACCTGTCCCTCAATGACTGCTTTGTGAAAGTCCTCAGAGACCCATCTCGGCCCTGGGGCAAAGACAACTATTGGATGCTGAACCCCAACAGCGAGTACACCTTTGCAGACGGTGTTTTCAGGCGCAGAAGGAAAAGGCTGAACAGAGTCACCAAGTGCCTTAAAGACCAAGAGCTGCAGGGGCTGTCTGAGCATCAGCATCAGCATCATGCACTAATGCCATCAATACCAACAAGCCAGGGCTCGGTCCCTCCATCCAGCAGAATACTGCGAGCAGCTTCTTCTCCATCCTCCTCCTCTGTGCATCCTTCCTCTAGCTCCAACAGGCCCACCAAGGAGACCAGCCCAGGGACCAAATTCTCCAGCTCCTTTGCAATTGACAGCATCCTGAGCAAACCTTTCCAGAAAAGAGAGAACTCAGAACAAGACACCAAATCACCAAGTGGAAGGCTCTTATGGCCGACAAGTGCTTTACTACATTCCCCTCCATCAGTCCCATCTTATCCTCTCCTGTCTTACTCTCCATCATCTGCACTGTCTCACCCATCCGCCCTTTTCCCAATTAGCCCCCTTAGTAGTAATGGGGCATCATTGCACTTACAACTCTATAGGTATTGCATGCCCGAAGCTCTGCTGTTGTTAATGGATCCCAGGAGTGAAGGGCAACAGCTGTCTGCTGACCCCAGGGAAGATCGCCACGGTCCTTCCCAACACCACCAACTCTTCCCACACCCCAGCTCAACAAAGGCTTTCTCAGAACACCTGGGAAATGCTGAGATCTTGTGCACCATGCGCTCACCTGGATCTTATTCCCCCTACCGGCCT